TTccggtcacagtggtgaaaactGCCAACTGCAGACCAGAGAAGTGAGGCTCACCCCGCGGGGACGCCAGGTGAGGCGTCATGGCCCAGGGCTCTGCTTGTCCCTCCGCCCCGTGCTCTTGGCTGCTCTCTGTGGAGGGTGGCTTGAAGCTCTGGCCCGAGCCCCTCTCCCCGTCCTGGCAGTGTGGCGGCTCCGAACAGGCCGTCACGCCCCTCTCCCCAGCCGCCCAAGCCCAGGAGAGGGGCCGCTGACATCCTGATGGAGAACCACAGGGAGCAGGCCCCGCAGCTCTGCTGCGCCCCCCCGGCCCGCAGGCCTGTGCGCCAGTGTTCCCACAGCCGCCTCCCGGCCACCTGTCAGAGGAGCTGTGGGGGCAGCTGTGCAGGCTTCAGGTCCACCTGCCCTGTGGTCCCCCCACAGCCCTCAAACACAGACAAGGCCAAGCCAGAGGACATGCTGGGCTCCAGCCTCCCACACATGGACAGCAGAGTCGAGGTCttgcaggcaggagggcagcctgGCGCCCTGACCCCAGGGCCCAGGGGTCCTGGGTCCCCCCGTGGGCTCTGAAACTGCAGAGGCTGGTTCCCATGGAGTGGCCACAACACCAGTCCCTCTGGgtgagtgtcccctttccctccaGGTGCTACTGGTCACATCCCTGGCCCAGGCCCTCCTGCCAAGCCCACTATGCCCAGTGGGTGCCCTGGCCCCTAAGTCTCTGGCGTTGGGACGTTCTGTGTGTCCATACCTCAGGCCACCAGCATTTGTGAGGGGCACCGCCTCATCCTGGCAGCCCCCCTTGGACATGTTTCCTGTTTCCTTCACAGCATGGCCACTGGCCACCGTGCACAGGACAAAGGGACACAGCCAGTCCTGAGGGAGAGGCGCTGCCCTAAGCTCTGGTGTCTCTTTgtccttgggggggggggtccctgTGAGTGGGGGATGCCgtcctggctgctgctgctgggagCGGGCTGTCGGGCCTGCCTGGCTCGGCTCCCCACCCAGCCCTCCACCGCAGTTCTCGCCGCCCACAGTTGGGAAGGCAGCCGCAGCCGGCCTCACGTGGCACAGTCGGTGGGGATTACAGCTCACAGGCCGGCAGCATCAGAGGGAACAGCAAGGGCTTATTAAGACGCTGAAATTGGTTCTAAATGAGGTCAGCCGTCGATGCACCGCGGAGGGGAGCCAGGCACTGAGCAGCAGCAAGCAGGGTTTACTCCCTGACATGGTGACAGTGACACCCTGGGTGCCACCCCCAACCCATCCCCAACCCATCCTGCCCTTGAGGGCAACTTGCTCCTGACCAACTGCAGCAGCTGCTGGGCGGCCgcagggtgggggaggcaggggaggagagGTCCCCACCCCCACTGGGGCAGGACCAGGGGCCCCtggggcaggcaggtgggggaTGTGGACAGGCCGCAGGAGCTGTTTCCTCCCAGGTCAGGTTGCTCCTCGTCAAGGTCCCCGGAGCAGGAAGGGCAGTGCAGGTGGAGGGTGGCTGCTTTTCCCCGAGGCTGCACTtctggcctccctcctcctgacTCCAGCAGAATTCTTCTGACCTTGGCGGCCGAGGCGCACAGCCCCCTCCTGCTCAGAGCCACTGCCTTGGGGTCCTGGGCATGGGCACCAGgactgccctgccctgcccctgatGGCCGTGTGACCCAGGTGCATAGCTCCCTTTTCTTAGGGTCCACCTCCTTGTGTGTCAGATGGGGACAGTCACAGAACCAGGCTCCTGAGGCCAGCGAGGACGAAGCACAGCCTTGCAGGCCCGGTCCCTGCCTCCTGCTAATTACGGAGACTTGGTAATTGTTACTTCTGAAATCAGCTGAATCATTTCTGTCAACCCGGTTCTGAGCTGGAGAAAGAACGCTTTTGAATCCTGTTAAAAATAAACGTGTGCGCGGCACTCTGCTGTTTACTAAGAGCCGCGCTGCACGAGACTTCCCTCCTGAGCTCGGCAACCGTTGATCTGGTATCAGGCCCGTGCTCCGCCTTGCTGGGTTGGAGGGAGCCCGAGGGAACCGTGATCCTTGATGCTCAACTTCCTCACCTCCAAGCGGGCAGAGGCTCTGGCTAGAAATTCCTCTCCAAGAGTGCCCAGCTGGGGCCCAGGAGGGCCGCCTCGCTGCCCATGAGATAGATGGCCAAAGGGCTGACCGTGAGCTGGGCTGGAGCTCCCACTTCCTGTGCAGAACGGCACCTGCCTGCCCCAGGAGGCCATGCCCCACCTCACCGTGCCTGTGCCCCACAGTTCCCCACAGTGTCCCTAGGGGAAGTCTACAACTTTCTCTAAATTTGACGTGCGTTCAAGAACATGAGCTCATGGCACAACTGGATTCATCCTGGGGAATATTTGAGGACTTAAAGTTAGGGGCCATGATATCAATGTGTCCCTAAGGAAGGATTCTTTGCTTCTCCAAAGAGGAGAAATGGGaggggaggaagtgagggaggggCGCTCATGGCCCTTTGGAGacacccacctccccagcccagtgCAGGGGGCAGGGTGGCAGCTGGTTAAGCGGAACTCCCTGGAGTGACAGCGTGTGCCCATCTATTCTGCTCGAGAGGGACGGGACTGAGCCAGGGCAGTGGGGAGGCTGACACTTGGGGCCTGGGCAGATCTGCGCAGGGCTCTGTGGTTGGCATGGGAAAGAGTCAGCTGGCCTGAACGGGGGCAAATTCAGGCCAGGTTTGCTCTGGGCAAGAGAAAGGCGTGGGTTGGAAGGTCCAGAGACGGGGAGCAGATCTGTCCCTCACCCTCCTTTGCTGTCCCCTGCTGTCTGCCCATCCCCCAGGCGTCCCCTCTCCATCTGCCTCAGAGATGCACCTGGGCTGCCTCCCTAGCACCACACCCCAGGCCAACCTGCCTCCAGGGAGCACCCCTCCTGAGCCGCCCTGTTGCCAGCTGGAGCCGGTGGGGAAACAAGGAGACAGAAGCGGGCACAGCCGGCCCACAGCGCGCCCAAACACAGACtatttggggactggcttatttttagtttgaaatcGGCCCACCCCACAGGACTGGAGGAACCTGTATCCCACTGGGCCAGGTCACGGCAGCCAGGGGCTTGTCAATCACAGGTCACCTCCGCCTGCTCGTTCAGGGTGGGGATGGGACCAGACAGCCCGCAAGGTGGTCAGCAGTGCCCAGCCAAAGGGTGTCCAAGGCCTATGGCCGCAGGGAGGAGCTGCTTCCTGGACAGTTCTTCAGAGACGATTCAGAAGAACATCAGCTGGTCAGCTTCGATTCCCACTGATGATGTCCATGTGTCATTAGCGCCAATTAGGGGATTGTGGAGGCAAAGCGTTTGGCCTGGGGCACAGGTTGGTGGCAGGGCCATCAGGACAATTGAATTCCCACCAGACAAATGTGATTACGGGTGCAGCCTGGGCCCACCCCCACAGGGCCAGGGCATAAATGGCCAGGTGGGCTGCAAGCTCTCCCCAGCCATGCAGGCCACCAGCCGTCGGTGTCGCTGGGCCAGCATTCCCGGCCCCAACATGCGTGAGGCTGCCTCCATGTACGGCACAGCGGTGGCCGTCTTTCTGGTCATCCTGGTGGCCGCTCTGCAGGGCTCAGTGCCCCCAGAGAGCCCCTTTCCATACCACATCCCCCTGGACCCCGAGGGGACCCTGGAGCTCTCATGGAACGTCAGCTACGTCCAGGAGGATGTCCACTTCCAGCTCCTGGTGCGGGGGCTCAAGGCTGGGGTCCTGTTCGGGATGTCGGACCGCGGGGAGCTGGAGAACGCTGACCTCGTCGTGCTCTGGACAGATGGGGGCCGCTCCTACTTTGCGGTAGGTCTCCTCCCTCCTGGCGTTcagacccctcccctccccggcGCCCCCGACCTTCCTCCTGGCTCCCCCTCCTTGGTCCAGCAGAGGAAGGCTCCCCACTGCCTCTCTGCGCTTGGGCTCACTCTGGTCTGGGCGGGTCTGTGTCCCCAGCTTAGGCGTCGCGTGGGGACACTGACTTCAGGATAAAATGGGAAAGAGATGCTCTCTATGGCCCTTGGCTGCTCACTCCAAATAATGGGGTGTAGCAATCCCAAGGAGGTAACTGCAGCTGGAGGAGTCACGTGCCATCGACACCCCACCCCACCTGTGAGCACAGCCCCATGCCCCACACCACACCGGAGCACACCTCACACAGGGGCCAGGCCCACGTGGTGGCCTGTGGTAGCACAGCCGGTGGCCTGAGCCGCACATGGGGTGTCAGAACGGGAGCGGACGCCATCCCCACTCCCAGTGGGGAATCAGCCCAGCCAGCCAAGCTCAGGCTGTTGGGATGGGTTCATGGCCCCATCCATTCAAAAGTCACCTCTACTCTTGCCTTCAAGTGTGGAAGAAGGGGACAACCCTCCTTCAAACTGAAGTGGCCATTGGGGCCCCAATAGGCTGCAGGGGTCTCcagaagaagggggaggggggctgCCAGAGGACGGGACTGGCCACCAGGGCCTCTGCAGATAAGCCCAGCTGGCTCCAGGACCTCAGCACAGGGGTCAGAGCACGGGGGGCCCTGCCTGGATCTGAGCTGCACAGCCAGCTCCTGCTTGGGACAGGAGCTGGGGGAGGCTCATCCTCCATGGGTGGGTCACAGGAGCTGCTGACCAACACCCCTGGACGGGGCTCACCCCGTGCATTCCTGCAGCCCGGCCTGCCGGCCAGCCGCACACACTGGCCACTTCACAGGTAAGGCCACCTGGAGCCATTTCCTCAGGGTACAGCTGGGCTGCATGGTGGCCTGGGTCACAGCCCACCCTGAGCCACAAGCCCTCTAGGGGAGCAGCTGAGCCTGCTGCTTACAGTTTGTCCTGGATCTGGGCGCAGGGCTCCTTTCTCCGGGCCGCACCTGCCGCGTTTCCCAGCTATGGGGGACCAGGAGCCTCCCCTTTCTGTGCACCACTAGGTTCATCTGCACAACAAATTCCTATGAAAGCAAATGTGAGACTCGGGCTCCTCCCACAGCAACCTGTTCACCTGGTATATTCTAGATTCCCAGCCTCTGCCCAGGTCAAGCAGGTCCTCCTGCAGGTGACAAGGCCCCATGCAGGGGCTTCACTCTGCTGCTGTCCTTTAGGAAACACTGCAAAGTctgtccttctccctccctccctccctccctccctccctccattcattcattcatccctccctccctccctccctccctccctccctccctccctccctccctcccttccttccttccttccttccttccttccttccttcctctcaagGAAATGAAGAAACATACTGTAGCCCCAGATGCAGGATTAAAAAGAAACACAACCAACTCCTTCTGGCAGGGGCCCATGGCCTTCTTGAATCCAGAGAGACCTGCTTGCTGGGGAAGGTTCTCCCCAGGTGCATTGCTGTCCCCTGCTCTGGCCTGGAGCCCATGATGTGTCCCTGAGCCCTCCAGAGCCAGGGGAGCAATGGGGGAGGGAGACGGGGCCAGTGATCCAGGTTCCCcttctccctgggcctcagttcaCCCTCTccaggccaggctgggtgggCATGGGTGAAGTGAGAGACGCCTCGGGTGCAGTATTTGAGGTGGCACCTGCTCTCCTGCTTGCCTGAGTTGAGGGGCACCTGGATGAGTGCCACCTTAAATGCTGCACCTggtccccctcttcctccccatctgtctctctcctcctggGCCCCATGACCCGCCCCTTCTAGAGCAGTGGGAGGTGGCCTGTGCCCTGGGGAAGCCTCAGGCACTTTCTTAACAAGGCAGATTCCTGGGTCTCACCCCAGGGCCCAGGAACCTGATTCCCAGGGTGGCATTTGATAGCCCAGATTCAGGGCcacagaggaaagaggaagagggtggAGTGGGGCTCAGCCCTAATGTCCCCAGGCAGAAGTAGACTTAGAAAGTGGTCGCGGGGACCAGGGGTGTGACtgagtgctagagcacttgcccagcaggcatgaggccctggatgtGACccaaagaatcatttttaaaaaaggagaaagaaagtggATGAGGCCCCCACAGGGAGTGAGTGGCGAGCGGGGCCCAGAGGCTCCCCAGCCCTACTACTGTGTCCCTTGGATCTGCCAGGGAGGGTAGCGGGCTGCTCTCTGCCCAGCCGATGGGCTCCTTCCCGCTCAGCCTGAGCCTGTTTCCGCAGGACGCTTGGAGTGACCAGAAGGGGCGGATCCATCTGGACAACCAGCAGGACTACCAGCTGCTGCAGGCACAGGGAACCCCGGATGGCCTGGTCCTGCTCTTCAAGAGACCCTTTGCCACCTGTGACCCTAAGGACTACCTCATTGAGGTAGGGAGGCCTAGCCCAAGAGGGTGTGGGCTGCAGGACCACATCTGCATCCCAGGATGGGGCTGCCAGCTCTCCTCTTGCGAAGTCTGGGGCCTGGGCTGTCATGCTGTGCAGAAAGCCAGCCGGGTAGCCCCAGTCCCCGGGTAGGTCAAGGCCGTGTGGGAGGGTCCTGCTCTGCTGGCAGCTCCAGAACCCTCAAAGAAGTAGCTCTTTGGGGACATGTAGGAACATGCTTTCTGGACGCGGGTCTTCCCACAGAACTCTCGTAGGGACTAGATCATGCACCAGGGATTTCTCCCTGGCCCATTGATATCAGGTGGGATTCTGGGAAAGGCCCAGGAAACATGGCTTTCCAACCCGCCCTGTTGACAGCGTGCTGAGGACTCAGGCAGGCCCCTTTCTCCACCAGACCTCCATTTGCCCATGTGTGAAAGGGATGGGGACGGCGTGATCACATCAGACCTGGCCAAGAGTCCAGGGCCAGGACACAGATCTCAAACACTGTGTGTTCCTTACGTTGCTCCAAGAGCCCCCGTCAGATAAAGGCAGTCCCCCTTGCCCTGAAGACAAGACCCTTTGACTTGCTGGTCCCCTCCGACGTCCACCATCCTGTGAATCCTTCAGCATGGCGGGGAAGACGGCTGGCAGTTTGTGCCCAGGTCTTGATTTACAGAGGGGCGGCTAGTGCCCTAGCGAGGGAGACGTTCCTGCAGTTCCTGGGGGAGGGGCCAGGACGGCGTGCTGGCCTGTGGGGAGCATCAGGCCTGGTAAAGGCAGAAGCAGGGGCGAGGAGTGGGCCGGGCAAGGGCCGGCTGGACCTGGCAGCAGCCCAGATTGCTTTAGTCGGCTGTTACACGCTGTGACCAGAGACCTGATGAGAGACACTAGAGGAGAGAAGATTATCTGGGGCTcttggttttagaggtctcagtccataggaagccagctccattccttggggctcaaggtgaggcaggacatcatggcagaaggaggTGGCAGGGGAAAGCAGGTaaggacatggccaccaagaagccgagagacagagggagagagagagaccctcTCAAAaaggacaaaacataaaccccaaaggcacagccccagtgaccacctcctccagccacactctgtGGCCCACAGTCACCCTGGTTATCCCCACCAGGGGACTAATGCGCTGGCTGGGTCGAGGCCCCACCGCCTGACCATCCCACCGCTGAGCTTCCTGAATTGTCTCCCACTTGAGCTTTTCgaggacaccttatatctaaaccataatagtccacccttggcccccaaaagctcacgcttgtctcacaatgcaaaatgcatttagtctaCTTTCAAGAGTCACCCAGTCTTCAGAGTTTCAGCATCACCCCAAAGTCCACGTCCAAAGTGTCCCCAAGACCCAAGGCAGACTGTCAGCATGAGCCCCTGTAAAAACCCAAGGCAGTTCCATGGAGCCAGTACTTAAAGGCACCAGTGAACATTCCCATTCCACAAGGCAGAAACAGGGGCATGGAAAGAGGGACAGCACAAAAGCAAGACCCAAACCAGCTGGGCCAAAAGGTCCGTCAGCTCCACCTCCACACGTGGCCTGGGGCTCTTCTCCCAGCTTTGCTGGCTGCAGCCCACCTCCTCCCTGAGGGCCCCCTCTGCTGATCCCTGCGGCTTTTCTGGGCAGACACCCACATCACCTGGCAAACCTCTGCCTGTTGTCTTCTTTGCTTCTCTATTTGTCCCTTTGCACACATTAATTCCTCACAGGGACAAGTGAGTAGTTGTCCTCACCTCTGAAGGTGGATAGCACGTGGGTAGAAATCACACTGCATTTGATGCATGGTGCTGACAGGAGGTTCTGGGGTGGTCAGCTAGAGCCAGGCAGGGCCCCAAAGGTCCTATCGTCTGCAGAGCCCACAGTGAAGCCCAGAGTGTGGCTGGGCAGGGACATGCCTCCCCTGTGGTGACCAAGGGCCCACTCTGGGGGCTGAGTGGGCGATTGACTGGGCCCTGTCTGGGCTGCAGGATGGCACTGTCCACTTGGTATATGGGATCCTGGAGGAGCCGTTCCAGTCCCTGGAGGCCATCAACATCTCAAGCCTGCACACAGGGCTGCAGCGGGTGCAGCTCCTGAAGCCTGAGGTCCCCACCCCAGCGGTGCCCGCGGACACACGCACGATGGAGATCCGTGCCCCCGACGTCCTGATCCCCAGCGAGGAGACCACGTACTGGTGCTACATCACCGAGCTGCCACAGGGCTTCCCTCGGCACCACATTGTCATGGTAGGTGGGGTCCTGCCCGCTCTGCCCCGGGGCCAGGCCCCAGCAGTCCCTAGCCTGGAGGGCCGCGTCCCGCTAAGCCAGACCTCCCAGTGCCTGGTCCTGGGGCCTGGGCTTCACCTCCTGTAGCAGAGGTCATCCTCTCTGGTCCCCTGTCACCGTCACCCACCCCTCCCCAGGCTTCTGAGTGCCCAGGCTCCCTGCGGGAACAAATAAACCAGGGTCTCGGTTCCTGCATCTGCCCTGGGTCGGGAGCTGCCATCCGGCTCTGTCTGTGCCAGGCCACCTCCTCACCCACGGCAGGGCCGCTTTGCTCAGAGTCCAGTTGCTCTACAAAGGACTCAGCACGGTGATGACCATAGCAATCCACAGTGGGCCGTTGGCCTGGTTGGGGTGGCCGGGACTTCCTCACAGGGGTGACAAACATCGTGTATGGCCCCTGGGGAAGAAATGCAGCGTGGAGAGGGGCATCCAGAGTTGCATGCATGAGTGGCCGGGCTGTGTAGCTGGGCCTGGGGGCAGGCCCTACTCTGGGGACCCTGACTCCCCATGGAGCGGCATGGCCAGCATCCTCGCTCAGACGTTGTCCCATACACGAGGACAAAGCTTTCCTGTCCCCCGTCAGGAAGCGGTCCCTGTGGTCCAGCTCTCTTCCCTCCAGCTCCCTTCTCAGGCTCTGGACGAGGCTCTGGGagctgtcccctccctccccttccacaGATGGGCAGGTGGAGGCCTGCAGAGGCCAGTGGGCGGGAGAGCGGGTGGGAGGTGTTGGGCTCCGGGGGCTCAGGGTGGCCTGTCCGTCTGCAGTACGAGCCCATTGTCACCGAGGGCAACGAGGCCCTGGTGCACCACATGGAGGTCTTCCAGTGCGCGGCCACCTTCGAGAGCTTCCCCCACTTCAGCGGGCCCTGCGACTCCAAGATGAAGCCCCAGCGCCTCAGCTACTGCCGCCATGTGCTGGCCGCCTGGGCCCTGGGCGCGAAGGTGAGGGGCCCACGCCCAGCAGCCCGTCCTCCCCAGGCTGGGTCCTGCTCCCCGCACCTGGGCTTCCCAGTGCTGCTGCCCCAAAGACCCCAAGAAGGGGGCTGTCGGGTGCTCCTGAGGCCCCGGGGGGGCTGAGCCCCAAGCAGCCCCCGGTGCCCATAGGAGGCCTGAGCCCTCGttcctcaggggctggggcttcCTCCGGCCCCCGGCACTTTTCCCTGCTCCGTGAACCTGGGAGCTGAGTTGCTTCCCCTGGAGTTCAGGGTGTGGGCACAGCGTGGCCCCAGGGTGGCTGGAGGCAAGTGGGGTCTGCCTTTGTCAGTCCAGAGCCTGGCAGGTCCCCGTGGGATGTCGATGGCAGCAGGTGAGGGTCACCCTAACCTAGGGTCCGGCCACACCATGCCCCAGCTCAGACCCCAGCACCTCGGCAGGG
This portion of the Ictidomys tridecemlineatus isolate mIctTri1 chromosome 4, mIctTri1.hap1, whole genome shotgun sequence genome encodes:
- the Dbh gene encoding dopamine beta-hydroxylase — its product is MGPDSPQGGQQCPAKGCPRPMAAGRSCFLDSSSETIQKNISWSASIPTDDVHVSLAPIRGLWRQSVWPGAQVGGRAIRTIEFPPDKCDYGCSLGPPPQGQGINGQVGCKLSPAMQATSRRCRWASIPGPNMREAASMYGTAVAVFLVILVAALQGSVPPESPFPYHIPLDPEGTLELSWNVSYVQEDVHFQLLVRGLKAGVLFGMSDRGELENADLVVLWTDGGRSYFADAWSDQKGRIHLDNQQDYQLLQAQGTPDGLVLLFKRPFATCDPKDYLIEDGTVHLVYGILEEPFQSLEAINISSLHTGLQRVQLLKPEVPTPAVPADTRTMEIRAPDVLIPSEETTYWCYITELPQGFPRHHIVMYEPIVTEGNEALVHHMEVFQCAATFESFPHFSGPCDSKMKPQRLSYCRHVLAAWALGAKAFYYPEEAGLAFGGPGSSRYLRLEVHYHNPLKIPGRRDSSGIRLYYTATLRRFDAGIMELGLVYTPVMAIPPKETAFVLTGYCTDKCTQLALPSSGVHIFASQLHTHLTGRKVVTVLARDGRETEIVNRDNHYSPHFQEIRMLKKVVSVHQGDVLITSCTYNTEDRKLATVGGFGILEEMCVNYVHYYPQTQLELCKSAVDPGFLQKYFHLVNRFNSEDVCTCPQATVPQQFASVPWNSFSRDVLRALYAFAPISMHCNRSSAVRFQGEWDLQPLPEIVSPLEEPTPHCPTRGAQSPAGPTVVNIGRGRA